From Halorientalis litorea:
GATGGCACACATCCATCTCGGCGAAGGTTCGTTCCCGCTATGGGCACTGGCACTTTGGACCGCTCTCGGTGTGACTTTCATTGCCGCGGTCGTCCACCGCGTCCGACGTGGCGGCATCAAACCGCATCAGATCGCTCTAGCTGGGATCGGTGCTGCAGCAAGTTTCGCGGTGTTCCAGCTGAACATCCCCATCTGGGGCGGCATCCACATGAACCTCACCGGCCTCGTCGGAATCCTCGCCGGGCCGCTGCTCGGGGCACTCATCGCACTGGTCGTGAACATCTTCTCGGCAGCCCTCGGCCACGGTGCAGTCGGCCTGCTTGGGGCGAATACGCTTGTCAACGCGAGTGAAGCTATCGTCGCCTACTACGCGTTTAAGACGCTGATGGGGATGGACTGGGACGTCTTCCCCGCCAGCGCGGGTGCCGCGACACTCGGCCTCTCAGCAGGCGCGTTCCTGATGGGGGCGATTATCGTCGTCAGCGGCGTGAACGGGAGCGCGCTGCCGCGTAGTGACCTGACGATTGCCGTCGCCGGTCTCGTGGGGCTCAACCTCGGTGTCGCCGTCATCGAGGGGATCCTGACGGGCTTTATCGTTCAATTCCTCGCCTCCGTTCGTCCCGACCTCGTCGGCCTCGCCGACCGTGACACCCAGGAGGAACCGACTGGGGTGACCGCCTGATGCAACACTGGAAGCAGTACGGTGGCCTGGCCGGCCTCTTCGCTGCCTTTCTCGCCGCTGGGTACTGGGGCTTCACCGCGACCGGCGGTGCCCTGCCGTGGGCTAAACGCTCTGCGAAGGCCCTCCAGCGCGGTGTGCAGGAGGGCGGCGGTTCGCTCGTCGACTTCGGCCGCGGTATCGTGGTGGCCGGCCCCATTCGGAACGGCGGGCTGATGCTCGAATTCGGCGCGCTCGTCCTCGTGCTAGTTGTCCTCGGTATCGGGCTGTACGTCTACGTCGACCGCTACGGCGGCCTCGAGGACGGAGAACGCCCGGCTCGGTAACCGTGACGACACTCTCGAATCACGTTCCCGACCCGCGGCTCATCACGGCGTTCGCCGAACGGCGAGACGGACCGTTGCACCGCGTCAATCCATGGACGAAGGTCGGCGTCGTCGGCGCACTCGTCCTCGCCGTCACGGTGTTCGACCGCCTCGCGCTCCTTGCGGGACTGTACGGAGCCGTACTGGTGGTCTATGGACTCGCGGGGATGCCATATCGACGGCTAGCTGGCTGGTACACGCTCCCGATGCTTTTCATCGTCTCGGTCGCCGGGCCGCTGGCGTTTCTCGAACCGGGGACGCCTGTCGGCGGCGCGCTCTCGACACCGGTCGGTGAACTTTCGGTCACGTGGGCGGGGCTCGTCCTCTTCGGGGAACTCGCCTGTCGGTCACTCACGGTGGTCACGTTCGCCCTGACGGCGTCGATGACGACAAAATACACCGACGTCGCGTACATGATCGGGAGGTTGCTGCCGCGACCGATCGACCAGGTCGCGTTGCTCACCTACCGGTTCACGTTCGTGATGCTCGAGACGCTCGAAGACTTGGTGAAAGCCGCACTCTCCCGGGGGGCGAACTTCTCGGATTTCTGGTCGAACAAGCGACTGTACGCCAGAATCCTCGGAATGACGATATTGTCGGCGATCGAGCAGTCCGAACGACTCGTCAAGTCGATGGAAGCCCGTGGCTACAACGGCGACATCACGCTGTACGGCGACGTCTCGCGGCCACCGATCCACGAACTACTCATCGTTGCCGGGTCGTATCTCGCTGTCGTCGGCTACGCGGCAGTCGCGGTCTACGGGGTGAGACTGTGAGTCGAGACGATTCACCGCTGGTTGATCTCCAGTGTGAGGCCCACACCTACCCCGACGGGACGGTCGGCATGCACGACGTCGACTTCTCGGTGTACCCCGACGAAGTCGTCGTACTCGTCGGCGGCAACGGTGCCGGGAAGTCGACACTCCTCGAACACCTGAACGCGACGCTCGTTCCCGACGACGGCGAACTCGTCGTCGACGGCACGTCGATCACCGAAGACAACAAGGCACACGCACGGAGGGAAGTCGGCTTCGTCTTCCAGGACGCCGATACGCAACTCGTCGCGCCCACGGTCCTCGATGACGTGATGTTCGGCCTCCAGAACTACGGCGTCCCCAGTGACGAAGCGAGAGAGCGCGCTCGTGAGGCACTCGCGACCGTCGACGCGAGCCACCTCGAAGACCGGATCCCTCACTACCTGAGCGGTGGCGAGAAACGCCTCGTCGGCCTCGCCGGCGTGCTCGTCCTCGAACCGAGCGTGGTCGTGCTGGACGAACCACTCGCAGGGCTTGACCCGGAGCGCTCCGATCTGGTTGCCGATCGAATCGAGCAGATTCACCAAGAGGGTATCAGTGTCGTCCTGTCGACACACGACCTCGAATTCGCCGCCGAAGTTGCAGACCGTGTCTGTGTGATGGTCGACGGAAACA
This genomic window contains:
- a CDS encoding energy-coupling factor ABC transporter permease; its protein translation is MAHIHLGEGSFPLWALALWTALGVTFIAAVVHRVRRGGIKPHQIALAGIGAAASFAVFQLNIPIWGGIHMNLTGLVGILAGPLLGALIALVVNIFSAALGHGAVGLLGANTLVNASEAIVAYYAFKTLMGMDWDVFPASAGAATLGLSAGAFLMGAIIVVSGVNGSALPRSDLTIAVAGLVGLNLGVAVIEGILTGFIVQFLASVRPDLVGLADRDTQEEPTGVTA
- a CDS encoding cobalamin transport operon protein; its protein translation is MQHWKQYGGLAGLFAAFLAAGYWGFTATGGALPWAKRSAKALQRGVQEGGGSLVDFGRGIVVAGPIRNGGLMLEFGALVLVLVVLGIGLYVYVDRYGGLEDGERPAR
- a CDS encoding energy-coupling factor transporter transmembrane component T family protein gives rise to the protein MTTLSNHVPDPRLITAFAERRDGPLHRVNPWTKVGVVGALVLAVTVFDRLALLAGLYGAVLVVYGLAGMPYRRLAGWYTLPMLFIVSVAGPLAFLEPGTPVGGALSTPVGELSVTWAGLVLFGELACRSLTVVTFALTASMTTKYTDVAYMIGRLLPRPIDQVALLTYRFTFVMLETLEDLVKAALSRGANFSDFWSNKRLYARILGMTILSAIEQSERLVKSMEARGYNGDITLYGDVSRPPIHELLIVAGSYLAVVGYAAVAVYGVRL
- a CDS encoding energy-coupling factor ABC transporter ATP-binding protein — its product is MHDVDFSVYPDEVVVLVGGNGAGKSTLLEHLNATLVPDDGELVVDGTSITEDNKAHARREVGFVFQDADTQLVAPTVLDDVMFGLQNYGVPSDEARERAREALATVDASHLEDRIPHYLSGGEKRLVGLAGVLVLEPSVVVLDEPLAGLDPERSDLVADRIEQIHQEGISVVLSTHDLEFAAEVADRVCVMVDGNIVGSGTPRTVFYDDTLLAEANLHPPSAVRVVRDVGLDSTARPVTEADLVALLAGAGDSDAKRTPRFEEAEDV